From one Neofelis nebulosa isolate mNeoNeb1 chromosome 4, mNeoNeb1.pri, whole genome shotgun sequence genomic stretch:
- the MRPS33 gene encoding small ribosomal subunit protein mS33, which produces MSSLSEYALRMSRLSARLFGEVARPTDSKSMKVVKLFSEQPLAKRKETYDWYPNHNTYFALMGTLRCLGLYRDEHQDFKDEQMRLKKLRGKGKPRKGEGKRAAKKK; this is translated from the exons ATGTCTTCACTTTCAGAATATGCCTTGCGCATGAGTCGTCTCAGTGCCCGGCTCTTTGGTGAAGTTGCCAGGCCCACTGATTCCAAATCCATGAAAGTGGTGAAGCTCTTCAGTGAGCAACCGTTAGCCAAGAGGAAGGAGACTTACGACTGGTATCCAAATCACAACACTTACTTCGCACTCATGGGGACGCTACGTTGTCTTGGCCTCTATAG AGATGAGCATCAGGACTTCAAGGATGAGCAGATGCGTCTAAAGAAGCTTCGTGGCAAAGGGAAaccaaggaaaggagaagggaaaagagcagcaaaaaagaaatag